One region of Glutamicibacter sp. B1 genomic DNA includes:
- a CDS encoding DUF3099 domain-containing protein encodes MEEVSVQQSEVIYMSSQPMNHGSREPGVHRITEARESHTSERDTRVRKYTISMTVRMICFILAFFFEGWLRWVFIAGAVVLPYIAVVVANGGADLTKREPPAEFYKAPDPGQLSAPEGSAASAEQQDEVIDGTFVEQPSKPTEED; translated from the coding sequence ATGGAAGAAGTTTCCGTTCAGCAAAGTGAAGTCATCTACATGTCATCTCAGCCCATGAATCACGGATCTCGTGAACCGGGAGTCCACCGCATCACCGAAGCTCGTGAATCGCACACTTCCGAACGCGATACCCGTGTGCGCAAATACACGATTTCGATGACCGTGCGCATGATTTGCTTCATTCTCGCCTTCTTCTTTGAAGGTTGGCTGCGTTGGGTCTTTATCGCAGGCGCTGTTGTTCTGCCCTACATTGCTGTGGTGGTTGCCAATGGCGGCGCGGACCTAACAAAGCGAGAGCCGCCAGCCGAGTTTTATAAGGCTCCAGATCCAGGCCAGCTCTCTGCGCCAGAAGGTTCTGCAGCTTCAGCAGAGCAGCAAGACGAAGTTATTGACGGAACATTTGTTGAACAGCCCAGCAAGCCAACC
- a CDS encoding beta-ketoacyl-ACP reductase, with product MTTEPTTGRSVLVTGGNRGIGLAIARAFEANGDKVAITYRSGEVPAGLLGVKADVTDSASIDEAFKEVEATHGPVEVLVANAGVTKDTLLLRMSEDDFTSVIDTNLTGAFRVIKRATKGMIRLKRGRVVLISSVVGLYGSPGQINYAASKSGLVGIARSLTRELGSRGITANVVAPGFINTEMTAVLPEDTQKEYLANIPANRFAEPEEVANVVRWVASDEAAYISGAVIPVDGGLGMGH from the coding sequence TTGACTACGGAACCAACTACTGGCCGCAGCGTCCTTGTCACCGGCGGAAATCGCGGTATCGGGCTGGCTATCGCTCGTGCCTTCGAAGCCAACGGCGACAAGGTAGCGATCACCTACCGCAGCGGCGAGGTTCCTGCCGGCCTTCTCGGAGTTAAAGCTGACGTCACCGACAGCGCCTCCATCGATGAGGCCTTCAAAGAGGTTGAAGCAACTCACGGTCCGGTAGAAGTATTGGTCGCCAATGCCGGTGTCACCAAAGACACCCTGCTATTGCGTATGAGCGAAGATGACTTCACTTCGGTGATTGATACCAACCTCACCGGTGCCTTCCGTGTCATCAAGCGAGCCACCAAGGGTATGATCCGCTTGAAGCGTGGCCGCGTGGTGCTGATTTCCTCGGTGGTTGGCCTCTACGGTTCCCCAGGACAGATCAACTACGCCGCTTCCAAGTCCGGCCTGGTCGGAATTGCCCGTTCGCTGACCCGTGAACTCGGCTCGCGCGGAATCACCGCCAACGTCGTAGCACCAGGATTCATCAATACCGAGATGACCGCCGTGTTGCCTGAAGATACTCAGAAGGAATACTTGGCTAATATCCCAGCCAACCGTTTCGCTGAACCTGAAGAGGTAGCCAACGTGGTTCGTTGGGTTGCTAGTGACGAAGCGGCCTACATTTCCGGTGCCGTGATTCCAGTTGACGGCGGCCTAGGCATGGGCCATTAA